In Tachysurus vachellii isolate PV-2020 chromosome 3, HZAU_Pvac_v1, whole genome shotgun sequence, one genomic interval encodes:
- the LOC132842607 gene encoding uncharacterized protein LOC132842607 gives MSAMSQNITKFCDEIKFGNKFNYTSGHSYSTDCEPTWYAQNGTSIGDEMSLVLDTCLLLVQLVIRCLRSQNKYEYVFQVTNRITSIGVTESTKTDDHSNNYLWLLFLLVLLVPLVALIALIVYLVRRKRKQNYSLKRDVENAAKEEVQALNEDANGSPKRDGGNEDDPNGNAVTIPMNSIKPQNEEEDEAPHSHALVNGHVHMTHG, from the exons ATGTCAGCCATGTCACAAAACATCACCAAATTTTGTGATGAAATTAAATTTGGTAATAAATTCAACTACACCTCAGGTCACTCGTACAGCACAGACTGTGAGCCGACATGGTACGCACAG AATGGGACGTCCATCGGTGATGAAATGTCATTGGTTCTGGATACCTGCCTGTTGTTGGTTCAGCTTGTTATAAGGTGCCTCAGGTCACAAAACAAG TACGAGTACGTCTTCCAAG TTACTAACCGCATCACATCTATTGGCGTAACAGAAT ctacCAAAACAGATGATCATAGTAACAACT ATCTGTGGCTGCTCTTTCTTCTGGTTCTTCTGGTTCCTCTGGTTGCTCTGATTGCTCTGATTGTGTATTTGGTTCGgcgcaaaagaaaacaaaattacaG cCTGAAACGTGATGTTGAAAATGCTGCAAAAGAGGAGGTTCAGGCACTGAACGAAGATGCCAATGGCAG cccgAAACGTGATGGCGGTAATGAAGACGATCCGAACGGTAATGCTGTGACGATCCCAATGAACTCCATCAAACCACAgaatgaagaggaagatgaagctCCACACAGTCATGCACTCGTGAATGGACATGTGCACATGACACATGGATAG